One window of Tissierellales bacterium genomic DNA carries:
- the eutH gene encoding ethanolamine utilization protein EutH — protein sequence MSQIIIYIMVLFSVLGAVDNLLDNKFGIGEKFQEGIEAMGSLVLTMLGIYCLSPVIAERLIPILSSMSKATGVDPSVFIASILAPDMGGYTSAMKVMNNEAIGHFSGLILSSSIGATISFTTPIAINILKDDFPQYAKGIMAGFITIPIGAFVGGVIMEIPGKELIINLIPVLILSAILVVYLIKAQEKVVKVFTWIGKILIIISTMGLIIGILDFVLDIKLFSNMISIEEGLVVIGQIAIILSGAYPLFHVLHKLFNKHLSQIGNKLGINEVAVLGLITSLVNSIPMFLIYKDMDERGKNLNAAFLVSGAYAFGGQLGFISSISKEMVSPFIVSKLVGGITAILLSYLLTKNLLKTELE from the coding sequence ATGAGTCAGATTATAATATACATAATGGTATTATTCTCTGTACTAGGAGCAGTAGATAATTTATTAGATAATAAATTTGGAATAGGAGAAAAGTTTCAAGAGGGAATAGAGGCTATGGGAAGTTTGGTTTTAACTATGCTTGGAATATATTGTTTATCTCCTGTTATAGCAGAAAGGTTAATTCCTATTCTTTCATCTATGTCTAAGGCGACAGGAGTAGATCCTTCTGTATTTATTGCTAGTATATTGGCACCAGATATGGGAGGATATACTTCAGCTATGAAAGTTATGAATAATGAAGCTATTGGGCACTTTTCAGGGTTAATATTATCATCTTCTATAGGAGCGACTATATCTTTTACAACACCTATTGCGATAAATATTTTAAAGGATGATTTTCCCCAGTATGCTAAAGGTATAATGGCAGGTTTTATAACAATACCAATAGGGGCATTTGTTGGAGGAGTTATAATGGAGATTCCAGGGAAAGAGTTAATAATAAACTTAATCCCAGTATTAATTTTATCTGCCATATTAGTAGTTTACCTGATAAAAGCTCAAGAAAAAGTTGTGAAAGTATTTACTTGGATAGGTAAGATATTAATAATAATAAGCACCATGGGTTTAATAATTGGAATACTAGATTTTGTGTTGGATATAAAGCTATTTTCTAATATGATATCTATAGAAGAAGGATTAGTAGTTATAGGTCAAATAGCTATAATATTATCTGGTGCTTATCCTTTGTTTCATGTATTACATAAGTTATTTAATAAGCATTTATCTCAAATAGGTAATAAATTAGGCATAAATGAAGTTGCGGTCTTAGGACTTATAACTAGTCTTGTGAATAGCATACCAATGTTTCTTATATATAAAGACATGGATGAGAGAGGGAAAAATTTAAATGCTGCTTTTTTAGTAAGTGGAGCTTATGCTTTTGGAGGGCAATTAGGGTTTATATCTAGTATTTCTAAGGAAATGGTCTCACCTTTCATTGTAAGTAAGTTAGTAGGTGGTATAACTGCAATATTGCTTTCTTATTTACTAACTAAAAATTTACTAAAAACCGAGTTAGAATGA
- a CDS encoding DNA starvation/stationary phase protection protein, producing the protein MDINIGLGKKGREEIAEALNKYLANLNVLYTKLHNYHWNVEGEGFFTLHEVLEELYTEMADEIDEVAERVLVLGIRPAASMKEYLELAVLEEERSVGIQSKDIVKNLLEDFSVLIGELREGIEIAGKYDDESSIDLMVESLENLEKTSWMLRAYLS; encoded by the coding sequence ATGGATATTAATATAGGATTAGGTAAAAAAGGTAGAGAGGAGATTGCAGAGGCATTAAATAAATATTTAGCCAATTTAAATGTTCTATACACAAAGCTCCATAACTATCATTGGAATGTAGAAGGTGAAGGATTTTTTACACTACATGAGGTTTTAGAAGAACTTTATACTGAAATGGCAGATGAAATAGATGAAGTAGCTGAAAGAGTTCTTGTTTTAGGTATTAGACCAGCAGCATCTATGAAAGAATATCTTGAATTAGCAGTACTAGAGGAAGAAAGAAGCGTGGGAATTCAGAGTAAGGATATAGTAAAAAATTTACTAGAGGATTTTTCGGTTTTAATTGGTGAATTAAGAGAAGGAATTGAAATAGCAGGTAAATATGATGATGAGTCTTCAATTGATTTAATGGTTGAATCATTAGAGAATCTAGAAAAAACATCTTGGATGTTACGTGCATATTTAAGTTAA
- a CDS encoding aminopeptidase P family protein — protein sequence MKVNDKLASLRKLMAEKGIDAYIIPSSDPHLSEYLSDYWKTRMWISGFTGSAGTVVVTMEGAGLWTDGRYFIQAENELKGSEIKLFKMRMPKVPTVIEWLRDNLDEDSTVGFDGKVVSQSLIEKMEKKFSTKNIKLEENYDFIGEIWTDRPKESKDKIFIHDVKYAGKAPKEKLEDVRKEMKESKVDYFLLGSLDDIAWLYNIRGRDVENNPVVTSYALVSMAKSWLFVDKSKVDKEVEEYLNENGIEVKEYGDVRNNIENINKDSKIFIDPDKTNRWIYNGIPKECEIVEGMNFTTKLKARKNNVEIENLKKCYIKDGVALVKFLYWLDKNVGHKEITEISADEKLESFRREQDLFVEPSFGTIAAYREHAPMMHYSATDETDYSLKPEGMFLVDSGGQYYDGTTDTTRTIILGPITDEEKRDFTLTLKGLINLSKARFLHGATGANLDVLARLPLWEVGIDYKCGTGHGIGFFLNVHEGPNNFSQSPTKVVIEEGMVTSIEPGVYKEGRYGIRLENVVVAVKDYENESGQFMKFETLTNCPLDLEGIDAGLLSEEEIKWLNNYHKQVYSNLSPYLNEEEKEWLKKETRGI from the coding sequence ATGAAGGTAAATGATAAGTTGGCAAGTTTAAGAAAGCTTATGGCGGAAAAAGGTATAGATGCATATATTATACCAAGTTCAGACCCTCATTTAAGTGAGTATTTAAGTGATTATTGGAAGACTAGAATGTGGATATCAGGATTTACAGGTTCTGCGGGTACTGTAGTGGTTACAATGGAAGGAGCAGGACTTTGGACAGATGGCAGATATTTTATTCAAGCAGAAAATGAACTTAAGGGTAGTGAAATTAAATTATTTAAAATGAGAATGCCAAAAGTTCCAACAGTAATTGAATGGTTAAGGGATAATTTAGATGAAGATTCTACTGTTGGATTTGATGGAAAAGTTGTTTCCCAATCTTTAATAGAGAAAATGGAAAAAAAATTTAGTACAAAGAATATAAAACTTGAAGAAAACTATGATTTTATAGGAGAAATTTGGACAGATAGGCCTAAGGAATCAAAAGACAAAATATTTATCCACGATGTAAAATATGCAGGAAAAGCTCCAAAAGAAAAGCTAGAAGATGTAAGAAAAGAAATGAAAGAATCTAAGGTAGATTATTTCTTATTAGGTAGTTTAGATGATATAGCTTGGCTTTACAATATTAGAGGAAGGGATGTTGAAAATAATCCTGTTGTAACATCCTATGCTTTAGTTTCTATGGCTAAAAGTTGGTTATTTGTAGATAAATCTAAGGTAGATAAAGAAGTTGAAGAGTATTTAAATGAAAATGGCATTGAAGTAAAGGAATATGGTGATGTAAGAAATAATATTGAGAATATTAATAAAGATTCAAAAATATTTATTGACCCAGATAAAACTAATAGATGGATATATAATGGAATCCCTAAGGAATGTGAAATTGTAGAAGGTATGAATTTTACTACAAAATTAAAAGCTAGAAAAAATAATGTAGAAATAGAAAACTTAAAAAAATGTTATATAAAAGATGGTGTAGCATTGGTTAAATTTTTATATTGGTTAGATAAAAATGTAGGACATAAAGAAATAACCGAAATATCTGCAGATGAAAAGCTAGAATCCTTTAGAAGAGAACAAGATTTATTTGTGGAACCTAGTTTCGGCACTATAGCTGCATACAGGGAACACGCACCTATGATGCATTATTCGGCGACTGACGAAACAGATTACTCCTTAAAGCCAGAAGGAATGTTTTTAGTAGATTCTGGTGGACAATATTATGATGGAACAACAGATACTACTAGGACTATTATACTTGGACCAATAACTGATGAAGAAAAAAGAGATTTTACTCTTACATTGAAGGGACTTATTAATCTTTCAAAAGCTAGGTTTTTACATGGAGCCACAGGGGCTAATTTAGATGTTTTAGCAAGATTGCCCTTATGGGAAGTAGGTATAGATTATAAATGTGGAACTGGTCATGGCATAGGATTCTTTTTAAATGTTCATGAAGGGCCTAATAACTTTAGCCAAAGCCCTACAAAAGTAGTAATAGAAGAAGGAATGGTTACATCTATAGAACCAGGTGTATATAAAGAGGGAAGGTATGGTATTAGGTTAGAAAATGTAGTAGTAGCAGTTAAAGACTATGAAAATGAATCAGGTCAATTTATGAAGTTTGAAACATTGACTAATTGCCCTTTAGACTTAGAAGGAATAGATGCAGGATTATTGAGTGAAGAAGAAATAAAATGGCTCAATAACTATCATAAACAAGTATATAGTAACTTATCACCATACTTAAATGAAGAAGAAAAGGAATGGTTGAAAAAAGAAACTAGAGGAATATAA
- a CDS encoding OsmC family protein, with product MAVEVLKGTAKSIEGMQVECSTRGHKFILDEPTDLGGTDKGMNPIEATLCALGACKCIVAQCFAKAKGVKVEEIKIEVEGDLDPDGFLGKNKDAKIGLQNIRTKFYIKSDSPKEKIEEFVEFIDRTCPVADSLQKPANCSTELVIED from the coding sequence ATGGCGGTTGAGGTATTAAAAGGAACAGCAAAATCTATAGAAGGTATGCAAGTTGAATGTAGTACAAGAGGTCACAAATTTATATTAGATGAGCCAACAGATTTAGGTGGAACAGATAAAGGTATGAACCCAATTGAAGCAACATTATGTGCTTTAGGTGCATGTAAATGTATAGTTGCTCAATGTTTTGCAAAGGCAAAAGGTGTAAAAGTTGAAGAGATTAAAATAGAAGTAGAGGGAGATTTGGACCCAGATGGATTCTTAGGGAAAAATAAAGATGCTAAAATTGGTCTACAAAATATTAGGACTAAATTTTATATTAAGTCAGATTCTCCTAAAGAAAAAATAGAAGAATTTGTTGAATTTATAGACAGAACTTGCCCAGTTGCAGATAGTTTACAAAAACCAGCTAATTGTTCAACAGAATTAGTAATAGAAGATTAA
- the uvrC gene encoding excinuclease ABC subunit UvrC: MFNIDEELNKLPNKPGVYIMKDEKKEIIYVGKAKKLKNRVRQYFQSSRSKTPKVNALVKNIEEFEHIIVDNEIEALILEANLIKKHKPKYNILLRDDKQYPYIKITNEKFPRVIKTRNVLKDGAKYFGPYPNGYAVNDTLEIIRNLYPIRTCKLNLSKIPANDRPCLNYYIGRCLAPCQGYVKEEEYNLMIEEIIMFLNGKEEHLVEVIEKKMKKAAENLDFEKAVKYRDQINSLNLILEKQKIVSTSLIDRDVIGMAKGIEDVCMQIFFIRGGKIVGREHFILPDVALEDREEILSSFIKQFYLGTAYVPKEIFVEKEFKDMEVVADWLREKRGSKVTIHVPKRGEKSELMEMVKENASDTLKHYGDRIKIKQKKSEDTLKELQNILQLEEPPYRIEAFDISNIQGVEPVGSMVVFENGVPRKSDYRRFKIRTIIGPDDYGSMEEVVRRRFVRGLREKELIKKKSIDTGGFSTFPNLVMMDGGKGQVNVAEKVLEELDINVPVCGIVKDDHHNTRGIIFNNKEIDIYKNKETFMLITRIQDEAHRFAISYHRSLRSKKMFKSVLDNIQGVGEKRKKSLLRHFGSIDNIKKANVEELTQVESINRKIAENVYNYFRENKGE; this comes from the coding sequence GTGTTTAATATAGATGAGGAATTAAATAAGCTTCCTAACAAGCCGGGAGTTTATATAATGAAAGATGAAAAAAAGGAAATTATTTATGTTGGGAAAGCAAAGAAACTTAAAAATAGAGTTAGACAATATTTCCAATCTTCAAGAAGTAAAACACCAAAAGTAAATGCCTTAGTAAAAAATATAGAAGAGTTTGAACATATAATAGTTGATAATGAGATAGAAGCTTTGATTTTAGAAGCAAATTTAATAAAAAAACACAAGCCAAAGTATAATATTCTATTAAGAGATGATAAGCAATATCCATATATTAAAATTACTAATGAAAAGTTTCCTAGGGTAATTAAAACTAGAAATGTATTAAAAGACGGAGCAAAATATTTTGGACCTTATCCTAATGGCTATGCAGTAAATGACACTTTGGAGATAATTAGAAATCTTTATCCTATTAGAACATGTAAACTTAATTTAAGTAAAATTCCCGCGAATGATAGACCTTGTCTAAATTATTACATCGGACGATGCTTGGCACCTTGCCAAGGTTATGTAAAAGAGGAAGAGTATAATTTAATGATAGAAGAAATAATAATGTTCTTAAATGGCAAGGAAGAGCATTTAGTTGAAGTAATAGAAAAGAAAATGAAAAAGGCAGCTGAAAATTTAGACTTTGAAAAAGCTGTTAAATACAGGGACCAAATTAATTCCTTGAATTTAATATTGGAAAAACAAAAAATTGTGTCTACAAGTTTAATAGACCGGGACGTAATAGGAATGGCTAAGGGTATAGAAGATGTTTGTATGCAAATATTTTTTATACGGGGAGGTAAAATTGTTGGAAGAGAGCATTTTATACTACCGGATGTAGCATTAGAAGATAGAGAGGAAATATTAAGTTCTTTTATTAAACAATTTTATCTTGGTACGGCTTATGTTCCCAAAGAAATATTTGTTGAAAAAGAGTTTAAAGATATGGAAGTAGTTGCAGATTGGCTTAGGGAAAAAAGAGGTTCTAAAGTTACTATTCACGTGCCTAAAAGGGGAGAAAAAAGCGAGTTAATGGAAATGGTAAAGGAAAATGCTTCAGACACATTGAAACATTATGGGGATAGAATAAAGATTAAACAAAAGAAAAGTGAAGATACATTGAAAGAATTACAGAATATTCTTCAATTAGAAGAGCCACCTTATAGAATAGAAGCTTTTGATATTTCAAATATACAAGGAGTGGAGCCAGTAGGTTCTATGGTAGTATTTGAAAATGGGGTACCTAGAAAAAGTGATTATAGAAGGTTTAAAATAAGGACAATAATTGGTCCTGATGATTATGGTAGTATGGAGGAAGTTGTAAGAAGGAGATTTGTTAGAGGTTTAAGGGAAAAAGAGTTAATTAAGAAGAAGAGTATAGATACGGGAGGATTTTCTACTTTTCCAAATTTGGTGATGATGGATGGAGGTAAGGGGCAGGTCAACGTAGCAGAAAAAGTTTTAGAAGAGTTAGATATAAATGTACCAGTATGTGGTATTGTAAAAGATGACCATCATAATACTAGGGGTATAATATTTAACAATAAAGAAATAGATATATATAAAAACAAAGAGACTTTTATGCTAATAACCAGGATACAAGACGAAGCTCATAGATTTGCCATTAGTTATCATAGAAGTCTAAGAAGTAAAAAAATGTTTAAGTCAGTTTTAGATAATATTCAAGGAGTAGGGGAAAAAAGGAAGAAATCCCTACTTAGACATTTTGGTTCTATTGACAATATAAAAAAAGCAAATGTAGAAGAATTGACACAGGTAGAATCTATTAATAGAAAGATTGCTGAAAATGTGTATAATTATTTTAGGGAGAATAAGGGGGAGTGA
- a CDS encoding PspC domain-containing protein has product MAKRLYRSTHDRMVCGVCGGIGEYFEVDPTFIRLLWVILLILTKGFGGLLGYFLACIIIPER; this is encoded by the coding sequence ATGGCAAAAAGGCTTTACCGTTCAACTCATGATAGAATGGTCTGTGGTGTATGTGGTGGTATAGGAGAATATTTTGAAGTAGATCCTACATTTATTAGATTATTATGGGTCATACTGTTAATCTTGACTAAAGGATTTGGAGGTTTATTAGGATATTTTTTAGCATGCATAATTATTCCAGAAAGATAG
- the fabG gene encoding 3-oxoacyl-ACP reductase FabG, with translation MKRMEDKVVIVTGGAIGIGRGISKVFAKEGAKVLIVVRTEDTAKKVVEEIKADGGEASYFIGDVSKEEDMNKMAETCIQRYEKIDILCHNAGIFPEIRLENMTVEDWDKVNDINLKGTFLAVKSCLPNMINNKYGKIVITSSITGNKTGAPGLTHYAASKGGVNGFIRSAAVELAKYNINVNGVEPGNILTEGMEEVLGDEYIKAQEATIPSGKLGEPEDIAYTTLFLASDEAKYITGQGITVDGGQTLPESLDAVN, from the coding sequence ATGAAAAGAATGGAAGATAAGGTTGTTATTGTTACGGGTGGTGCTATAGGCATTGGTAGAGGCATTTCAAAAGTTTTTGCAAAAGAGGGAGCGAAAGTTTTAATAGTTGTAAGAACTGAAGATACTGCTAAAAAAGTAGTAGAAGAAATTAAAGCCGACGGCGGTGAAGCTTCCTACTTTATTGGTGATGTAAGCAAAGAGGAAGATATGAATAAGATGGCTGAAACTTGTATTCAAAGATATGAAAAAATTGATATCCTTTGTCACAATGCAGGTATATTCCCAGAAATAAGATTAGAAAATATGACTGTAGAGGATTGGGACAAAGTTAATGATATTAATTTAAAAGGAACCTTCCTTGCAGTAAAATCATGCCTACCAAATATGATTAATAATAAATATGGGAAAATAGTTATTACTTCCTCTATAACTGGAAATAAAACTGGTGCACCTGGCCTAACTCATTATGCTGCATCTAAAGGTGGAGTAAATGGTTTTATTAGATCTGCAGCTGTAGAACTTGCTAAATACAATATTAATGTCAACGGTGTAGAACCTGGAAACATACTCACTGAGGGAATGGAAGAGGTTCTAGGTGATGAATATATTAAAGCTCAAGAAGCCACTATTCCTTCCGGTAAGCTTGGTGAACCTGAAGATATTGCTTATACTACATTATTTTTAGCATCTGACGAGGCAAAATATATTACAGGTCAAGGAATAACTGTAGACGGTGGTCAAACATTACCAGAATCACTTGATGCTGTTAATTAA
- the uvrA gene encoding excinuclease ABC subunit UvrA, with protein MKDEIVIKGAKEHNLKNVDLTIPRDKMIVFTGLSGSGKSSLAFDTIYAEGQRRYVESLSSYARQFLGQMEKPNVDYIEGLSPSISIDQKTTSKNPRSTVGTVTEIYDYLRLLYARIGTPYCYKCGKEISSQTVDQMVDKVMKLEERTRIQILAPVVRGKKGEHQKILDSIKKEGFIRVIVDGEMHEIIEDIKLEKNKKHTIEVVVDRIIVKEGIEARLTDSFETALKLSDGLAVAHVVDGERIIFSQKLACPDCGVVIEELSPRMFSFNSPFGMCITCDGIGHYKEIDENLVIPNPSLSINQGGIAPFSNTNDGTYYYEIFKTLAKEYNFDLDTPLKDAPKKLLNDILYGTEKVITIKFNSRYDGWKTYKGRFEGVIPNLERRYRSTNSNRMRDRIDDYMIENPCPKCKGSRLKDEILAVKINGLNISQVTDLSITSSIKFFGNLKLTDREKLIGEQVLKEIKERLTFLEDVGLGYLTLSRSAGTLSGGESQRIRLATQIGSSLVGVVYVLDEPSIGLHQRDNNKLLKTLRNLTDLGNTLIVVEHDEDTMRMADYIVDIGPGAGRHGGHIVANGTIDEIMESKDSITGSYLSGRKKISIPKERRKGNGKRLKVLGARENNLKDINVELPLGVFTCVTGVSGSGKSTLVNEILYKSLAQQLNRAKARPGRHKRIKGIENIDKVIVIDQSPIGRTPRSNPATYTGVFDDIRDVFAMTPEAKMRGYKKGRFSFNVKGGRCEACNGDGIIKIEMHFLPDVYVPCEVCKGKRYNRETLQVKYKGKNIFNILDMTVEEALGFFENIPKIKRKLQTLYDVGLGYIKLGQPSTQLSGGEAQRVKLATELSKRSTGKTVYILDEPTTGLHVADISKLIEVLNRLVDSGNTVLVIEHNLDVIKTADYIIDLGPEGGDEGGKIVTQGTPEEVCKVNKSYTGQFLKKTLIDKN; from the coding sequence ATGAAAGATGAAATAGTAATTAAAGGAGCCAAAGAACATAATTTAAAAAATGTGGATTTAACTATACCAAGGGATAAGATGATAGTTTTTACAGGTTTAAGTGGTTCTGGTAAATCTTCTCTTGCCTTTGACACAATATATGCAGAAGGACAAAGACGTTATGTGGAAAGTCTTTCTTCTTATGCAAGACAATTTTTAGGACAAATGGAAAAACCAAATGTAGATTATATAGAAGGTTTATCACCTTCTATTTCCATTGATCAAAAAACAACTAGTAAAAATCCTAGATCTACTGTTGGAACTGTGACTGAAATATATGATTATTTACGTTTGTTATATGCTAGAATAGGAACTCCTTACTGTTATAAATGTGGGAAAGAAATTTCTAGTCAGACAGTAGATCAAATGGTGGATAAGGTAATGAAACTGGAAGAAAGGACTAGAATACAAATTTTAGCCCCTGTAGTTAGAGGTAAAAAAGGTGAACACCAAAAGATATTAGATTCTATAAAAAAAGAAGGATTTATTAGAGTAATAGTAGATGGTGAAATGCATGAAATAATTGAGGATATAAAATTAGAAAAAAATAAAAAGCATACTATTGAAGTTGTAGTAGATAGAATAATTGTTAAGGAAGGAATTGAAGCACGATTAACGGATTCTTTTGAAACTGCATTAAAATTATCTGATGGTTTAGCAGTGGCCCATGTAGTAGATGGTGAAAGAATAATATTTAGTCAAAAGCTAGCTTGTCCGGATTGTGGTGTTGTAATTGAAGAGTTATCACCACGAATGTTTTCATTCAATAGTCCCTTTGGAATGTGTATCACTTGTGATGGAATAGGACATTACAAAGAAATTGATGAAAATTTAGTAATACCTAATCCTTCTTTAAGTATAAATCAAGGAGGAATTGCTCCTTTTAGTAATACTAACGATGGGACCTATTATTATGAAATTTTTAAAACTTTAGCTAAGGAGTATAACTTCGACTTGGATACTCCTTTAAAGGATGCTCCAAAGAAATTATTAAATGATATATTATATGGAACAGAAAAAGTCATAACTATTAAATTTAATAGTAGATATGATGGATGGAAGACTTATAAAGGAAGATTTGAAGGTGTAATTCCTAATTTGGAAAGAAGATATAGAAGTACTAATTCAAATCGTATGCGAGATAGAATAGATGACTATATGATAGAAAATCCTTGCCCAAAATGTAAAGGGTCTAGATTGAAAGATGAAATATTAGCTGTAAAAATAAATGGTTTAAATATTTCTCAAGTTACTGATTTATCTATAACTAGTTCAATAAAATTTTTTGGTAATCTAAAGTTAACAGATAGAGAAAAATTAATAGGTGAACAAGTATTAAAGGAAATAAAAGAAAGACTTACATTTTTAGAAGATGTAGGGTTAGGTTATCTAACCTTATCCAGAAGTGCTGGTACCTTATCAGGAGGAGAATCTCAAAGAATAAGATTGGCAACTCAAATAGGTTCTAGTCTTGTGGGAGTAGTATATGTATTAGATGAACCTAGTATTGGACTTCATCAAAGGGATAATAATAAATTATTGAAAACCCTTAGGAATTTAACAGATTTAGGGAATACTCTTATAGTAGTAGAACATGACGAAGATACTATGAGGATGGCAGATTATATAGTAGATATTGGACCAGGAGCAGGTCGCCATGGAGGCCATATAGTGGCTAATGGGACTATAGATGAAATAATGGAATCTAAAGATTCTATAACTGGTAGCTATCTATCAGGAAGAAAGAAAATTTCAATACCTAAGGAAAGAAGAAAAGGAAATGGAAAGAGACTAAAAGTTTTAGGAGCAAGGGAAAATAACTTAAAGGATATAAATGTAGAATTACCTCTAGGAGTATTTACATGTGTAACTGGAGTATCTGGTTCAGGTAAGAGTACATTAGTAAATGAAATATTGTATAAAAGTCTTGCCCAACAATTGAATCGTGCAAAGGCTAGACCTGGTAGACATAAGAGAATAAAAGGAATAGAAAATATAGATAAAGTAATAGTAATAGACCAATCACCAATTGGAAGGACACCTAGGTCTAATCCAGCAACTTACACAGGAGTTTTTGATGATATTAGAGATGTATTTGCTATGACACCAGAGGCAAAAATGAGAGGATATAAAAAGGGAAGGTTTAGTTTCAACGTAAAAGGTGGAAGATGTGAAGCATGTAATGGAGATGGTATTATAAAAATAGAAATGCATTTTCTTCCAGATGTATATGTACCTTGTGAGGTGTGTAAAGGTAAAAGATATAATAGAGAAACTTTACAAGTTAAATATAAGGGTAAAAATATTTTTAATATATTAGATATGACAGTAGAAGAAGCTTTAGGTTTTTTTGAAAACATACCCAAAATAAAAAGAAAACTTCAAACATTATATGATGTAGGATTAGGTTATATTAAATTAGGGCAGCCTTCAACTCAACTTTCTGGTGGAGAAGCTCAAAGAGTAAAATTAGCTACGGAGTTAAGTAAAAGAAGTACGGGAAAGACTGTTTATATTTTAGATGAACCTACTACAGGGTTACATGTAGCTGATATAAGTAAATTAATAGAAGTACTAAATCGGCTTGTAGATTCAGGTAATACAGTACTAGTTATTGAACATAATTTAGATGTTATAAAAACGGCGGATTATATAATTGATTTAGGACCAGAAGGTGGAGATGAAGGTGGAAAAATTGTAACTCAAGGTACACCTGAGGAAGTGTGCAAAGTAAATAAATCTTATACAGGCCAGTTTTTGAAGAAAACATTAATTGATAAAAACTGA
- a CDS encoding RecX family transcriptional regulator has translation MKITKIEPQKNQNRVNVYLDNKFAFGTFKEIVCKYNLEKGMDIDETFLEDILKTEEQQKANNYSLNLLKYRWRTEKEIRDKLTKKEYDEHIVEETIFYLKKYDFLNDKRFAETYAREKVENKKLGNYRIKHELYNKGVSQEIIDEVLENYSDNQYERALEIGKKKIKSYKNDDKQAIYRKLGGYLQRRGYSYDCVSRVLRELI, from the coding sequence ATGAAGATAACAAAAATAGAACCTCAAAAAAATCAAAATCGAGTAAATGTATATCTAGATAATAAATTTGCTTTCGGAACTTTCAAAGAAATTGTCTGCAAATATAATTTAGAAAAAGGAATGGATATTGATGAGACATTCCTTGAAGATATATTAAAAACTGAAGAACAACAAAAGGCAAATAATTATTCATTAAATTTATTAAAATATCGCTGGAGAACAGAGAAAGAAATTCGAGATAAATTAACAAAAAAAGAATATGATGAACACATAGTTGAAGAAACTATTTTTTATTTAAAAAAATATGACTTTTTAAATGATAAAAGATTTGCAGAAACATATGCTAGGGAAAAAGTAGAAAATAAAAAACTTGGTAATTATAGAATTAAACATGAATTATATAATAAAGGAGTTTCCCAGGAAATAATCGATGAAGTACTAGAAAATTATAGTGATAATCAGTATGAACGTGCCTTAGAAATAGGAAAGAAAAAAATAAAATCCTATAAAAATGATGATAAACAAGCTATTTACCGTAAACTTGGAGGTTATTTACAGAGAAGAGGTTATTCTTATGACTGTGTATCTAGAGTTTTAAGAGAACTTATTTAA